In Burkholderia savannae, one genomic interval encodes:
- a CDS encoding APC family permease: MKSSIQRNIGPFALMLTGLGSIIGSGWLFGAWKAAKIAGPAAICAWIIGAVVILAIALTYAELGAMFPESGGMVRYARYSHGSLVGFISAWANWIAIVSVIPIEAEASIQYMSTWPYAWAHALFVNGELTTPGLLLSAVLVVVYFLLNYWGVKLFARANTAITIFKFLIPGVTILGLMLSSFHGENLGTSGGSSSFAPYGWSAVLTAVATSGIVFAFNGFQSPVNLAGEARNPSRSVPFAVISSILIALVIYVLLQVAYIGAVNPADVAKGWAHFNFASPFAELAIALNLNWLAILLYVDAFVSPSGTGTTYMATTTRMIYAMERNNTMPKIFGSVHPLYGVPRPAMWFNLFVSFIFLFFFRGWSSLAAVISVATVISYLTGPISLMALRRAATDLERPLSIPGMKLIAPFAFVCASLILYWAKWPLTGEIILLMVVALPVYFYFQGKSGWSGWGRDLKAAWWLVAYLPTMAVLSLIGSKEFGGRNVLPYGWDMLVVAAISLVFYYWGVNTGYRTEYLDERESRDEILEGVGA; encoded by the coding sequence GTGAAGAGTTCTATTCAACGGAACATCGGCCCGTTCGCCTTGATGCTGACCGGGCTGGGATCGATCATCGGATCGGGCTGGCTGTTCGGCGCGTGGAAAGCCGCCAAGATCGCCGGGCCGGCCGCCATCTGCGCGTGGATCATCGGCGCGGTCGTGATTCTCGCCATTGCGCTCACCTACGCCGAACTCGGCGCGATGTTCCCCGAATCGGGCGGCATGGTTCGCTATGCGCGCTACTCGCACGGCTCGCTCGTCGGCTTCATCAGCGCGTGGGCGAACTGGATCGCGATCGTCTCGGTGATTCCGATCGAGGCCGAGGCGTCGATCCAGTACATGAGCACCTGGCCGTATGCGTGGGCGCACGCGCTGTTCGTCAACGGCGAACTCACGACACCGGGGCTGCTGTTGTCCGCCGTCCTCGTGGTCGTCTACTTCCTGCTCAACTACTGGGGCGTGAAGCTCTTCGCGCGCGCGAACACCGCGATCACGATCTTCAAGTTCCTGATTCCCGGCGTCACGATCCTCGGCCTGATGCTGTCGAGCTTCCACGGCGAGAACCTCGGCACGTCGGGCGGCTCGTCGAGCTTCGCGCCGTACGGCTGGTCGGCCGTGCTGACCGCGGTCGCGACGAGCGGCATCGTGTTCGCGTTCAACGGCTTCCAAAGCCCCGTGAATCTCGCCGGCGAAGCGCGCAATCCGTCGCGCAGCGTGCCGTTCGCGGTGATCTCGTCGATCCTGATCGCGCTCGTGATCTACGTGCTGCTGCAAGTCGCATACATCGGCGCGGTGAATCCGGCCGACGTCGCGAAGGGCTGGGCGCACTTCAACTTCGCTTCGCCGTTCGCGGAGCTCGCGATCGCGCTGAACCTGAACTGGCTCGCGATCCTGCTGTATGTCGACGCGTTCGTGAGCCCGAGCGGCACCGGCACGACCTACATGGCGACGACGACCCGCATGATCTACGCGATGGAGCGCAACAACACGATGCCGAAGATCTTCGGCAGCGTGCATCCGCTCTACGGCGTGCCGCGCCCCGCGATGTGGTTCAACCTGTTCGTGTCGTTCATCTTCCTGTTCTTCTTCCGCGGCTGGAGCTCGCTCGCGGCGGTGATCTCGGTCGCGACCGTGATCTCGTACCTGACGGGCCCGATCAGCCTGATGGCGCTGCGCCGCGCGGCGACGGACCTCGAGCGTCCGCTGTCGATTCCCGGCATGAAGCTGATCGCGCCGTTCGCGTTCGTGTGCGCGTCGCTGATCCTGTACTGGGCGAAGTGGCCGCTGACGGGCGAGATCATCCTGCTGATGGTCGTCGCGCTGCCCGTCTACTTCTATTTCCAGGGCAAGTCCGGCTGGAGCGGCTGGGGCCGCGACCTGAAGGCCGCGTGGTGGCTCGTCGCGTACCTGCCGACGATGGCCGTGCTCTCGCTCATCGGCAGCAAGGAGTTCGGCGGCCGCAATGTGCTGCCGTACGGCTGGGACATGCTGGTCGTCGCGGCGATCTCGCTCGTGTTCTACTACTGGGGCGTGAACACCGGCTATCGCACCGAATATCTCGACGAGCGCGAATCGCGCGACGAGATCCTCGAAGGAGTCGGCGCGTAA
- a CDS encoding DODA-type extradiol aromatic ring-opening family dioxygenase, with protein MNRLPSLYLSHGAPTLPIDPTLPSGAFTTLGGELPRPRAVLMLSAHWLTQQPVVSTAERPDTIHDFYGFPRALYEIRYPAPGAPDVAARAASLLGDAGIETAATPHGLDHGAWVPMLLMFPDADVPVAQLSIQPRADAAHHFRVGRALRSLRDEGVMVIGSGQITHNLRAADFSAAPEDADPRVAEFTGWFEEKLAARDVDALLDYRRQAPHAALMHPTDEHLLPVFAALGAADDDYRLRIQSLGTYQRMLAMTNYVFDSAA; from the coding sequence ATGAACCGCCTTCCGTCCCTCTACCTGTCGCACGGCGCCCCGACGCTGCCGATCGATCCGACGCTGCCGTCGGGCGCATTCACCACGCTCGGCGGCGAGCTGCCGCGCCCGCGCGCGGTGCTGATGTTGTCCGCGCACTGGCTCACGCAGCAGCCCGTCGTCAGCACGGCCGAGCGGCCCGACACGATCCACGATTTCTACGGCTTTCCGCGCGCACTCTACGAGATCCGCTATCCGGCGCCCGGCGCGCCCGACGTCGCCGCCCGCGCAGCCTCGCTGCTCGGCGACGCGGGCATCGAGACCGCGGCCACGCCGCACGGCCTCGACCACGGCGCGTGGGTGCCGATGCTGCTGATGTTCCCGGACGCCGACGTGCCGGTCGCGCAGTTGTCGATCCAGCCGCGCGCCGACGCGGCGCACCACTTTCGCGTCGGTCGCGCGCTGCGGTCGCTGCGCGACGAAGGCGTGATGGTGATCGGCTCGGGCCAGATCACGCACAACCTGCGGGCGGCGGATTTCTCGGCCGCGCCCGAGGACGCGGACCCGCGCGTCGCCGAATTCACCGGCTGGTTCGAGGAGAAGCTCGCCGCGCGCGACGTCGACGCGCTGCTCGACTACCGCCGCCAGGCGCCGCACGCGGCGCTGATGCATCCGACCGACGAGCACCTGCTGCCCGTGTTCGCGGCGCTCGGCGCGGCGGACGACGATTACCGATTGCGCATCCAGTCGCTCGGCACGTACCAGCGCATGCTCGCGATGACGAATTACGTGTTCGACTCGGCGGCCTGA
- a CDS encoding UbiX family flavin prenyltransferase: MEPRPAPPRRLIIAITGATGAIYGVRMLDMLRASGGVETHLLISSAGWLNIQHELQLPKDDVLARADVVHSVRDVGASIASGSFATDGMVVAPCSMRTLASIAQGLSDNLITRAADVTLKERRRLVLLVRETPFNLAHLRNMTAVTEMGGVIFPPLPAFYAMPKTIGDMVDHTVARVLDMFALGAPRTAPWQGLREPG; the protein is encoded by the coding sequence CGATCACGGGCGCCACCGGCGCGATCTACGGCGTGCGCATGCTCGACATGCTGCGCGCGTCGGGCGGCGTCGAGACGCACCTGCTGATCTCGAGCGCCGGCTGGCTCAACATCCAGCACGAGCTGCAACTGCCGAAGGACGACGTCCTGGCGCGCGCCGACGTCGTCCATTCGGTGCGCGACGTCGGCGCGAGCATCGCGTCCGGCTCGTTCGCGACCGACGGCATGGTCGTCGCGCCGTGCTCGATGAGAACGCTCGCGAGCATCGCGCAGGGCCTGTCCGACAATCTCATCACCCGCGCCGCCGACGTCACGCTCAAGGAGCGCCGCCGCCTCGTGCTGCTCGTGCGCGAGACGCCGTTCAACCTCGCGCATCTGCGCAACATGACGGCCGTCACCGAAATGGGCGGCGTGATCTTTCCGCCGCTGCCCGCGTTCTATGCGATGCCGAAGACGATCGGCGACATGGTCGACCATACGGTCGCGCGCGTGCTCGACATGTTCGCGCTCGGCGCGCCGCGCACGGCGCCGTGGCAGGGGTTGCGCGAGCCCGGTTGA